The following are from one region of the Brachyhypopomus gauderio isolate BG-103 unplaced genomic scaffold, BGAUD_0.2 sc47, whole genome shotgun sequence genome:
- the purbb gene encoding transcriptional regulator protein Pur-beta, whose amino-acid sequence MADGDSGSERGGGSSGGGGGSGFQHFQREQETQELASKRLDIQNKRFYLDVKQNSKGRFIKIAEVGAGGSKSRLTLSMSVAAEFRDYLGDFIEHYAQLGPSSPEQIAQSSGGDDGGPRRALKSEFLVRENRKYYLDLKENQRGRFLRIRQTVNRGPGFGVGGPGGGMQAGQTIALPAQGLIEFRDALAKLIDDYGGDDEELTGGTAAGGYGELPEGTSIMVDSKRFFFDVGSNKYGVFLRVSEVKPSYRNSITIPFKAWSKFGGAFCRYAEEMKEIQERQRDKMYERREESEGEDVDDD is encoded by the coding sequence ATGGCGGATGGAGACAGTGGGAGCGAGCGCGGTGGTGGCagtagtggtggaggaggaggcagcGGGTTCCAGCACTTCCAGAGAGAACAGGAGACCCAGGAGCTGGCGTCCAAGCGACTTGACATACAGAACAAGCGCTTCTATCTGGACGTCAAGCAAAACTCGAAGGGCAGGTTCATCAAGATAGCCGAGGTCGGCGCCGGGGGCTCTAAAAGTCGCCTGACCCTCTCTATGTCCGTCGCGGCGGAGTTTCGTGACTACCTTGGGGATTTCATTGAGCACTACGCCCAGCTTGGGCCCAGTAGCCCAGAGCAAATCGCACAGTCCTCTGGAGGTGACGACGGTGGGCCACGACGAGCGTTAAAAAGCGAATTCTTAGTCAGAGAAAATCGCAAATACTACCTCGATCTGAAAGAAAATCAGCGGGGGAGGTTCCTGCGAATTCGTCAGACCGTCAATCGAGGGCCCGGCTTTGGAGTTGGAGGCCCCGGGGGAGGTATGCAGGCCGGCCAAACTATTGCACTCCCGGCGCAGGGCTTGATAGAATTTCGAGACGCCCTGGCCAAGCTTATAGATGATTATGGCGGAGACGACGAGGAGCTGACCGGAGGCACCGCAGCAGGGGGGTACGGCGAACTCCCCGAGGGCACCTCCATTATGGTGGACTCCAAGAGGTTCTTTTTTGATGTTGGGTCCAACAAGTACGGCGTGTTCCTGAGAGTCAGTGAAGTAAAGCCGAGTTACCGGAACTCAATCACTATTCCTTTCAAAGCTTGGAGTAAATTTGGAGGCGCATTCTGTCGTTACGCAGAGGAGATGAAAGAAATCCAGGAGAGACAGCGTGATAAAATGTACGAAAGGAGAGAAGAGTCGGAGGGTGAAGACGTGGATGATGACTGA